Genomic segment of Nilaparvata lugens isolate BPH chromosome 6, ASM1435652v1, whole genome shotgun sequence:
AGGAGCAGCCGCAGTGTAGGGTCTTGCTGGAGCTGATACTGGAGCTGGAACGGATACTGGAGCTGGAGCAGCGACTGGAGCTGGAGCGGATACTGGAGCTGGAGCAGCGACTGGAGCTGGAGCGGATACTGGAGCTACTGGAGCATAGTTATAACTGTTGTAGTAGGGACTAGCAGGAGCTGGCGCATAGTAAGAGGATGGTTGAGCTGCTGAGGCTGGTTGAGCGTAACTTCCATAAGGTGAGGCAGCTGAAGAAGCGGCAACATCGCGATTGTAGGGAACTGCAGCTGGGTATTTGCTGTAGGGAGAAGCGGCAACGTCGCGGTTATGGGAAGCTGCAGCTGAAGGACCGGCAACGTCGCGATTGTAGGGAACTGCAGCTGGGTATTTGCTGTAGGGAGAAGCGGCAACGTCGCGGTTATGGGAAGCTGCAACTGAAGGACCGGCAACGTCGCGATTGTAGGGAACTGCAGCTGGGTATTTGCTGTAGGGAGAAGCGGCAACGTCGCGGTTATGGGAAGCTGCAGCTGAAGGACCGGCAACGTCGCGATTGTAGGGAACCGCAGCTGGGTATTTGCTGTAGGGAGAAGCGGCTACGTCGCGGTTGTTGGGGGGTGCAGCTGGAGCATAGTTCACGGCTGGATAGTATGCTGGTGCTCTGCAAATATTGTaccaatacatttttatttcatcaggatttatttgattattctatCGTTCATCTAATTGTTTGTAAAATATTACTACCAAAGCTTGGTCTCACTCAATTTAGAAACGCTCCTTCAATTCTACACTAGTGAGCCCCCTGGATTGAAAATTGGCAGAAATATCGCTGatattttgtgaatcaatttCTTTGgccaacgaacttgatctggaCAGCTGTTCTAAGAATGtgttggaaaaaagaaaagttgTTTGTGGAAGCATCCGAAAATTATTGACGAACATGCAAACCCACAAACGAAAACTACTCGCCTCAAGTCAAAAGTGGAAACTTCCTATATAGTCGCTATgctctttcaaaaataataggCCTAAACACATCAAACGTTCAACTCAATTgagtattttaatttattagttccTTTCTGGTATTAGACTACCAAAATTTATTTCCTACTCTATAAAAAGAATGAAAAGAATAATGTTTCTCTCAGTCTCTcaaagtagaagaagtagtagacTTATCCAAGAATTTTGTGAAATGTTCAGAAGGGGAATAATGATATAATGTTTTGTATCCCTATTAGAAATAGCACCTTGATCTGGATAGCGATATTGgtttgaattataataataattatacagtatttgAAGATAGGAAGCATTTCTTAAACTtccatttttgttgaaaatcacTGATAACATCCAATTGacagaaataaaattttgaaatgttttattgattgaaataaaaataaatgctcAAAACCTTCTGAAATACTTACACTGCTGGTGCATAAACCTGTGGATAGGGATGTTCATAGGAACCAGCTGTAGCAACTCCCACAATGGATAAGAAAAATGCCTGCAAATgcaaataaacaatttatttttctcgAATTTGTCACTCGAGATATGTTGAAATATGTATTCGAGTAGAATAATTGACAGAGAAGTTCATGGTTATTTGTCTGAactgtttttgaaaataattatattcaatgttaacaataattattatcatatttgcaCATCGTTTACCtattgctctcttattgaaaaacCAAGGCTCTttctggctcttttgtaattctattactcaatgctaatgaattctaggtacattgccGTAGatgttgattttattcaaagtcCAAAAAGTTCTATGTAGAATAACAAATTCACGTACTATATAATGAAATAGAAGTACCCTAGTGCCTTAGTTGAAATGTGTGAGGCATTACCTAAATGTCCAGTTAAGTTACATATGAAATAATGATGTACCGAACTCAATTTCTAATTGTCTGGAGATCTTTAGGCTCTCCAACAGAAAATGTATGAACTTACCAAGATTTAAAATACTGTAGAGTTAGTTATAACAgaacttacagctgatgatgtgtgagcacacacgaaagcatgctcctgtaaaatattaatttttatttaaataaagtggatttctgacaatatttcaagtctcttcaattataaCAGAACTACTATTGAAactaataaaatgtaattgtctagttaaaataaagaaataaagtaCTGTAGTAAATGTCTAGTTACAAATCATATACTGTATCCAATTAATTTCCAATTGTCTAGAAATCTTCACGCTcttcaacagaaaattgatgaacTTACCAGAATGAATTTCATCTTGCTTGTTGTGTGTTGATTAGAACTAATTAGGAATGTGGGAAATATATGCTTATGACTGAACAAGGCATCTTGAACGAGCCCTTTTTATAATAATGAGCGGTGTCTTAGTCGTCTAATGTCAAGTCATTAAGAGCTAGAATCGCAACGATTAGATATCATACAAAAAACTTGATTATGGCTACCGCTTGATGCATTGAACTTTGTTCTATTTTCATCTGTAGCCTATTTCAGTTTGTTGGTGTAAACAGTTCGCTTGGcgtcaaataaaattaatgacaTAGGATGTATCTGTTGATAGATAATACAATGGTCGTGTGTTATAGTAGGCTGCTCAAGGCTCACCGATTCCTCAATGCTACAAGGCAACGTTTTCCCAACAGGAACCGATAGATGCCCTAGTGAATCatacaagttttcaatttttcaataatgttgtCTAACTACTACAATGATATCTGcactacaaataaaattattcgatcAATTAAACCAACAATAACTAACGGAGAACCTCACAACCTACAACCACAAACTTTAATCCTCACATTCACGCAATCAGAAAAACAAATGGTACTGGAAGCTGTTAAAAACAAGGCTCCCGCTGGCTCATTAACAATACTAACTATACATGAAGCTCAGGGTTTAACGTTTAGAGATGTTATCCTAGTGAGGAAAAATACTAAACCACTCAAGATTTACAATAGCATTCAGCACATAATAGTAGCACTTAGTAGGCATACCAACTCATTCAGATACTTAACAGTTGGAGAGCAAGATCTCATGCTGTCATTAACTCAAAAAATACAATCAGTCGAGGACAAGGATATCTACAATTGgcacacaaataattataaacacaaaaacaaaaatggctGATTTGATGGAGGATTTGGATTTATTAGACATTGAAGACTTTTCGATTGCAAATTCACAAGATGTCAACAATACAATCCAacctttcaacttgaaaatcatcaatttcaacatcagaagctacaataaaaattttgaagaatttcttattCAACTGGAAGACCTGAACGTGGATTTCGACGTGATAGTCTTAACGGAATGCTGGATCGCTGGAGGTGTTTCcttgaaatcaattaataattatacctgccacaaaacagaaaacaatattctacaGAATGATGGAGTAATAATCTATGTCAAATCCGACTACTTTGTCGAAATAAAAGAAATTGCAGTTAGGCAAGCCAACTGTTTGAATATGCATTTAAAAATTGGGAAAGATACGTTTGTTATAACAGCGTTATATAGATCTCCATCACACTTGGACTTAACAGAATTTCTCATTGATCTGAGGCAGATTTtggatgataatggaaagcaTTTTCACATCGTTCTAGGAGATTTGAACATCAACACAAAAGAACCAAATCAGCACAGGCAACTGGAAGACTATGATAATCTACTCAGTGAATATGGATTCCTACATTGTATAAAGAAGGCAACTCGTATTGGAAATAATAGCGCTTCATGTATAGATCATATTCtgataaactttaaaaaagaTATAATACCAATAGTTTTCCCAAATTCTATCACAGATCATTTCATAACTATTCTGGGAATTAAATATGATGCGGtggaacacaatcacaacagaagaaaacactactatgaaagtattgattataataaactttcattagCACTAACGAATGAGACCTGGAATTCCGTGTACCTGCAGGAATGCGCTGATAGTGCTTTGAAGGAAATTATAGAAATACTGAAGAAATACACAGAAGAATGTAAAGTTATTAATAGAGTATcgcacacaaaaagaaaaattaagccttggattacaaatggactaattacatcaataaggaagagagataaattacaCAGGCAAAGCAAGAATAATACAGCGAATCTACAGCTTAGAGAGTATTATAGAAGGTACAGAAATCTACTAACAACTGTAATAGAAAATGCGaagaaacaatacttttcaaggcgatttgaaacttccagcaaCTCTAAGCAAACATGGGaagtaataagagaaataacCGAAGTGCAACGGCCAAGAACACAAATCCACCAAATCAACTTgggagagagagaattgaaattgggagatgatgataaagatatggcaaattctttcaatgaattttttattagtattggatcaaaactggcccaggacattctaaatagcgattgtaatggcgcagatgagcatgcggcagctgatcagatagtctgtcggtcattattctttacacctgtcagtgaggacgaaatgatgaaaatcattaatagtcttaaagctaatagtgcacctggactcgataatttaaaaccagattttttcaaacagaatatTACTGTACTTGCCAAGCCTTTAACACATATTGCAAACAGAATTTTTGAGGAAGGTGTTTTTCCACAGTGTCTTAAGGAAGCTGTCATTtgtccaatcttcaaaacaggagataagaaagatatgaattgctacagacccatatcattactcagtacattatcaaaaatttttgaaaagtgtatcaaaacaagactgatcagctttcttgaaaaaaataatcttctatcgccaaaccaatatggttttagatctagtcgcagtacaaatgatgctatccactatttgaccactcagattgccgataaaataaacattgaagagaaaccattagcagtattcttagatttaaagaaggcttttgatacggtgtcacatgacattcttctttcaaggcttgataactatggaataagaggagtcgcatggaatcttttcaagagctacctatcaaaccgaacacaatgtgtcagagtcaatggatgtataagcaacaagctgactgtaaagtttggagtgccacaaggaacagtactaggaccaattctttttcttctgtacataaatccattatgcaacatggtaataaatggatcaatcaccacatttgcagatgatactgttatactgttctctgaaccgacctgggagatgacctggagagaagccgagactggacttcagagggtgtctcgctggttggctgaaaatctgctaacattgaaccatgagaaaaccttctttctgaccttttcggcgactcaacatggacagccaacaggagatgagatagtaatcaagaatcaatggaataacacttcatacacagttcacaggaaacagtcacagaaatacctgggagttactatggactcttttctgcgctgggatcatcatctcaatgaattatgcgggagactgaggaagaccatctacagattcaggattctgaggacactgg
This window contains:
- the LOC120352064 gene encoding skin secretory protein xP2-like isoform X1, translated to MKFILAFFLSIVGVATAGSYEHPYPQVYAPAVAPAYYPAVNYAPAAPPNNRDVAASPYSKYPAAVPYNRDVAGPSAAASHNRDVAASPYSKYPAAVPYNRDVAGPSVAASHNRDVAASPYSKYPAAVPYNRDVAGPSAAASHNRDVAASPYSKYPAAVPYNRDVAASSAASPYGSYAQPASAAQPSSYYAPAPASPYYNSYNYAPVAPVSAPAPVAAPAPVSAPAPVAAPAPVSVPAPVSAPARPYTAAAPPPNAVEAYIFTPAQVVGYAPGPAVGASTAYGKWD
- the LOC120352064 gene encoding skin secretory protein xP2-like isoform X2, whose protein sequence is MKFILAFFLSIVGVATAGSYEHPYPQVYAPAVAPAYYPAVNYAPAAPPNNRDVAASPYSKYPAAVPYNRDVAGPSAAASHNRDVAASPYSKYPAAVPYNRDVAASSAASPYGSYAQPASAAQPSSYYAPAPASPYYNSYNYAPVAPVSAPAPVAAPAPVSAPAPVAAPAPVSVPAPVSAPARPYTAAAPPPNAVEAYIFTPAQVVGYAPGPAVGASTAYGKWD